Proteins found in one Cricetulus griseus strain 17A/GY chromosome X, alternate assembly CriGri-PICRH-1.0, whole genome shotgun sequence genomic segment:
- the Gjb1 gene encoding gap junction beta-1 protein, with product MNWTGLYTLLSGVNRHSTAIGRVWLSVIFIFRIMVLVVAAESVWGDEKSSFICNTLQPGCNSVCYDQFFPISHVRLWSLQLILVSTPALLVAMHVAHQQHIEKKMLRLEGHGDPLHLEEVKRHKVHISGTLWWTYVISVVFRLLFEAVFMYVFYLLYPGYAMVRLVKCEAYPCPNTVDCFVSRPTEKTVFTVFMLAASGICIILNVAEVVYLIIRACARRAQRRSNPPSRKGSGFGHRLSPEYKQNEINKLLSEPDGSLKDILRRSPGTGAGLAEKSDRCSAC from the coding sequence ATGAATTGGACAGGTTTGTACACCTTGCTCAGTGGCGTGAATCGGCATTCCACCGCCATTGGCCGAGTATGGCTCTCCGTCATCTTCATCTTCAGAATCATGGTGCTAGTGGTGGCTGCAGAAAGTGTGTGGGGTGATGAGAAGTCTTCTTTCATCTGCAACACCCTCCAGCCTGGCTGCAATAGCGTCTGCTATGACCAGTTTTTCCCTATCTCCCACGTGCGTCTATGGTCCCTGCAGCTTATCTTGGTTTCCACCCCAGCTCTCCTCGTGGCAATGCACGTAGCTCACCAACAgcacatagaaaagaaaatgctccGGCTTGAAGGGCACGGGGACCCCCTCCACCTGGAAGAGGTGAAGAGGCACAAGGTGCACATCTCAGGGACACTGTGGTGGACCTATGTCATCAGTGTGGTGTTCCGGCTGCTGTTCGAGGCCGTCTTCATGTATGTCTTCTATCTACTCTACCCCGGCTACGCCATGGTGCGGCTGGTCAAGTGTGAGGCCTACCCCTGCCCCAACACAGTGGACTGCTTCGTGTCCCGCCCCACCGAGAAAACCGTCTTCACTGTCTTTATGCTCGCCGCCTCCGGCATCTGCATTATCCTCAACGTGGCAGAGGTGGTGTACCTCATCATCCGGGCCTGTGCCCGCCGTGCTCAGCGCCGCTCCAATCCGCCCTCCCGCAAGGGCTCGGGCTTCGGCCACCGCCTCTCACCTGAATACAAGCAGAATGAGATCAACAAGCTGCTGAGCGAGCCGGATGGCTCTCTGAAAGACATACTGCGCCGCAGCCCTGGCACCGGGGCTGGGCTGGCTGAGAAGAGCGACCGATGCTCAGCCTGCTGA